Proteins encoded within one genomic window of Acidobacteriota bacterium:
- a CDS encoding T9SS type A sorting domain-containing protein: protein AAVSATATWDAERVSVENEELSPKLTLHGNYPNPLSDCANIVFDLPQPSQISVYVTDLLGRTVQMIIYGWYETGRNHTAEICMNDAAPGIYHYLLMADTGDQVVQQSKAMAVVR, encoded by the coding sequence CGGCCGCCGTTTCGGCGACGGCGACCTGGGATGCAGAGAGAGTCTCTGTTGAAAATGAAGAGCTATCTCCTAAACTAACTCTCCACGGGAATTACCCAAACCCTTTATCAGATTGCGCAAATATAGTTTTTGATCTTCCACAACCATCACAAATTTCGGTTTACGTGACGGATCTCTTGGGACGAACCGTCCAAATGATCATCTACGGATGGTATGAAACTGGTAGAAATCACACGGCAGAGATTTGCATGAATGACGCAGCCCCTGGAATCTACCATTACTTGCTTATGGCGGATACAGGAGATCAAGTTGTTCAACAATCAAAAGCGATGGCAGTCGTGAGATAG
- a CDS encoding S8 family serine peptidase, producing MAVARFPPTPERQDSQRGEVMNSTRFMVALIMNIGLGTEMFAQIPVADSSFVPGEVYVQFIKGVSLDNTGKRVGSKVFDELAERYNFSSVNKSFPFLDRVARKTDAISALERIYTVNFEELYSPEKVASALSMDPNIVYAEPNFIHYIQGKDNLIKPNDPLFESRQMKYFELLQLPTAWEITKGEQGDALIAIVDDGVYWKHEDLMANVWRNPGEVPSNGIDDDQNGYVDDVHGYDIGHGRPYDPKEFLPPNHGEHGTAVASMAVAVTNNGIGMAGSSWNARFISVGVSCGSGLCSTYEGIAYAATHGADIINASFSTAGYSKTGAIVIQAVTDMGALIVAGAGNDGINLDRRPLYPASYPRVLTVGATSNDYDTVVFNYGTNVDVYAAGRDVISIEGDGYSRFTTGTSFATPLVSGIAALVKTAFPNYDADQIREQIRFTADPIDYANVPEFEGLLGFGRVNAFKAVTETGIAGTVFDTMEVDFNSGRWRLGTTGDVNVTVHSYLEGTEDLEVRIVEAPNAYDFARRATVVGSVPSGTSKTVSFPFTVANSREYRGAELFVFELRTGTETSREAIISPIENWEIDGVSSEKLTFDVTSEGNIGFLDQNRVWLEGFSRGRGIFFKEIQHLLFESGVILGTGPNQVSRTVKGIEYRNNVHFIPKPNSGLKIRAPGNITPWEAEVTLLDTKAPNPTGMEVLQEIYFDPESRNSGFAILRYTVTNPSSSVVNNLHIGQLFDWVISENWFGDIPGYDLDRGVGYQYAKGAAPVMGAMVLTDNAKHHFTVYNSNWPYPFPRSESAWWFISGGVNPLPSTTASYWGHVFGAGPYTVLSDESVEAAFAFLGGDSIDDMLLNADRAQDFWDSHFTSKARAQFLQIDSEAPLDLYVNGQLTIEDWQPEVATKFLPMEFGDSVVELRKTGSSKKSDPLVSARVDFDPTGRYQVVFFGNSKRFMVAADARRVAVSENKVEFRVVHGITDVADLELRVLDGDSHGQIRTLQVSADAVSGFTELEPGSYAIQLWDPLSNVLLGTYNLDADLFAGRSFVLVMSGSASSGVNLKSFCPDGTELGSVTETNTVTSHTFPSELVLHGNYPNPFNTFTQVRFDLPVSAHITVEVMDMIGRLVWEGSKEYMEAGYNRQYQISGDGFASGIYLYRLLADAPSGKLAQSGRIVLVR from the coding sequence ATGGCTGTGGCTCGCTTTCCTCCAACCCCTGAGCGACAAGATTCCCAGCGAGGTGAAGTAATGAACTCTACGAGGTTTATGGTCGCTTTGATCATGAATATTGGCTTGGGTACGGAGATGTTCGCACAGATTCCAGTGGCAGATTCATCTTTTGTGCCGGGTGAGGTTTATGTGCAGTTTATTAAGGGAGTATCACTGGACAATACAGGGAAAAGAGTAGGATCCAAAGTGTTTGATGAGTTGGCTGAGCGATATAATTTTTCTTCGGTGAACAAATCCTTTCCTTTTCTGGACAGGGTTGCACGAAAGACGGATGCGATTTCTGCTCTGGAGAGGATCTACACGGTTAATTTTGAGGAATTGTATTCGCCCGAGAAGGTTGCTTCCGCACTCTCAATGGATCCCAATATTGTCTACGCTGAGCCTAATTTCATCCACTACATTCAGGGAAAGGATAATTTGATCAAGCCAAATGATCCCCTGTTCGAGTCCCGTCAGATGAAGTATTTTGAACTGTTGCAGTTACCAACAGCATGGGAGATTACAAAGGGAGAGCAAGGAGATGCACTAATTGCGATAGTTGATGATGGGGTTTATTGGAAGCATGAAGATCTCATGGCAAACGTGTGGCGAAATCCCGGGGAGGTACCGAGTAATGGGATTGATGATGATCAGAATGGGTATGTGGATGATGTTCATGGCTATGATATCGGGCATGGCCGCCCCTACGATCCAAAGGAATTCCTGCCCCCCAATCATGGCGAACATGGGACAGCAGTCGCCTCAATGGCCGTTGCGGTTACAAATAACGGCATAGGAATGGCTGGTAGCAGTTGGAACGCACGATTTATTTCTGTTGGTGTCTCGTGTGGGTCAGGTTTATGTAGCACATATGAGGGGATAGCCTATGCCGCAACTCACGGGGCAGATATTATCAATGCCAGCTTCTCAACTGCAGGGTATTCAAAAACGGGAGCAATAGTGATACAGGCGGTTACAGATATGGGGGCGTTGATAGTCGCAGGTGCTGGTAATGACGGAATTAATTTGGATAGACGCCCATTGTATCCAGCGAGTTATCCCCGTGTACTGACCGTAGGTGCAACATCAAACGATTATGATACGGTGGTTTTCAACTATGGTACAAACGTTGACGTATATGCAGCTGGAAGAGATGTGATCTCAATTGAAGGAGACGGTTATAGTCGCTTTACGACGGGTACGTCATTTGCCACACCCCTAGTTTCTGGTATCGCGGCACTAGTTAAGACGGCCTTTCCGAACTATGATGCCGATCAGATTCGTGAGCAGATCCGCTTTACGGCAGATCCCATAGATTATGCGAATGTTCCTGAATTCGAGGGGCTATTAGGTTTTGGCAGGGTGAATGCGTTTAAAGCCGTGACCGAGACGGGAATTGCTGGTACGGTTTTTGACACTATGGAGGTTGATTTTAATAGTGGTAGATGGCGACTTGGCACAACTGGTGACGTAAATGTGACGGTGCACAGTTATCTGGAAGGTACAGAAGACTTAGAAGTTCGCATTGTAGAAGCCCCGAATGCATATGATTTTGCTAGGAGAGCTACTGTGGTTGGCAGTGTTCCAAGTGGGACATCAAAAACTGTTTCATTCCCGTTTACTGTGGCAAATAGCCGCGAGTACAGAGGGGCGGAGTTGTTTGTATTTGAGTTACGAACAGGCACTGAGACTAGTAGAGAAGCAATTATTAGCCCGATTGAAAATTGGGAAATAGATGGGGTTAGCAGTGAAAAACTGACATTCGACGTAACATCAGAGGGTAATATTGGTTTTTTAGACCAGAATCGGGTATGGCTGGAGGGATTTTCTCGTGGCAGAGGGATTTTTTTCAAAGAAATTCAACACCTGCTCTTTGAATCTGGCGTGATCCTGGGTACAGGACCAAATCAGGTATCCAGAACGGTTAAGGGTATTGAGTATAGGAATAATGTACACTTCATACCAAAGCCGAATTCCGGACTTAAGATTCGGGCCCCGGGCAACATTACACCGTGGGAGGCCGAAGTCACATTGTTGGACACAAAGGCACCGAATCCTACGGGTATGGAAGTATTACAGGAAATCTATTTTGACCCTGAAAGCCGGAATTCGGGTTTTGCTATACTGCGATATACAGTCACAAATCCATCAAGTTCTGTGGTCAATAACCTTCACATTGGCCAACTATTTGACTGGGTCATCAGCGAAAACTGGTTTGGTGATATTCCAGGATATGATTTGGATAGGGGGGTCGGTTACCAGTACGCCAAAGGCGCTGCGCCCGTAATGGGCGCCATGGTACTGACCGACAATGCAAAACATCATTTTACGGTGTATAACAGTAACTGGCCGTATCCTTTTCCCCGGTCAGAGTCGGCATGGTGGTTCATAAGTGGAGGTGTCAATCCACTTCCGAGTACTACCGCGTCCTATTGGGGGCACGTGTTCGGGGCGGGACCTTACACTGTCCTTTCTGACGAAAGTGTAGAAGCGGCGTTTGCTTTCTTGGGAGGTGATTCAATTGACGATATGTTGCTTAATGCCGATCGGGCACAAGACTTTTGGGATTCTCACTTTACAAGTAAAGCTAGGGCCCAGTTTTTGCAGATTGATTCAGAGGCCCCTTTGGATTTATATGTTAATGGTCAGTTGACCATAGAGGATTGGCAGCCAGAAGTTGCAACGAAATTTCTACCGATGGAGTTTGGTGATTCGGTGGTGGAATTGAGGAAAACAGGGAGTTCCAAGAAATCTGATCCACTTGTTTCGGCGAGGGTAGACTTTGATCCGACAGGTCGTTATCAGGTTGTATTCTTTGGAAACTCTAAGCGGTTCATGGTGGCGGCAGATGCCCGCCGAGTCGCGGTGTCCGAGAATAAGGTAGAATTCCGAGTGGTGCATGGGATCACCGATGTCGCTGATTTGGAGTTACGTGTTTTGGACGGTGACAGCCATGGTCAGATAAGAACATTACAGGTTTCAGCAGATGCGGTATCCGGTTTTACAGAGTTGGAACCGGGGTCGTATGCGATTCAGTTATGGGATCCGTTATCAAACGTATTACTGGGAACCTATAATCTGGATGCAGACTTGTTTGCGGGCAGGAGTTTCGTGTTGGTGATGAGTGGCTCGGCATCGTCAGGAGTTAACTTGAAAAGTTTTTGCCCGGATGGTACAGAGCTTGGTTCTGTTACCGAAACAAATACGGTTACATCCCATACGTTCCCATCCGAATTGGTTTTGCACGGAAATTACCCAAATCCATTCAATACATTTACACAGGTTCGTTTTGATTTGCCGGTGTCGGCGCACATTACGGTAGAAGTAATGGACATGATTGGCCGACTTGTGTGGGAAGGATCGAAAGAGTATATGGAAGCCGGATACAATCGCCAATATCAGATCAGTGGAGACGGATTTGCCTCAGGAATTTATCTATATCGCCTTCTGGCAGATGCTCCATCAGGGAAATTGGCACAGTCCGGCAGGATTGTGTTGGTGAGATAG